In Brachionichthys hirsutus isolate HB-005 chromosome 20, CSIRO-AGI_Bhir_v1, whole genome shotgun sequence, the genomic stretch TGCTGCGCATCAAAAAGAGCATCCAGGGTGATGAAGGCGATCTGAAGTGAGGAGGGAACCCAGCGCCAAgcatgctttcacacacacacacgcacacacacacacagtgcagcacCTGATGGCTGAATTCTCCACTGCTCACTGCTATACTGTACTATTTTAGCTTTCCCTTTGAATCTAGTCAAAATGCAAATGCTCTTGCCCAGGGGACTGCTGCACCCCTATTCTAACTCAGTCtgtctcctggggggggggggggtcagacctGTATACAGTACTATAAAGAAACTGACTTTAGTATTGACAAAGGCACTGCATGTTTGTACAGTTATTGTTTCTTGGGTCAgatggattcttttttttggtgtgtgatttgtttttaacgGTCTGTATAGATTTCAAGAATGTATCattacatatttttattattattttttatccatTTGAGATGAGCGATCCGATCAGTCGATGGGGGTTCAAAGTCATGAGAGCAATGCAAAAGTGACTGCTTCAATTGTATTCCCGACGGGGATAGACTCTTCTTAAAGAAGGGCAAAGATATGCAAAACGTGTCGACTGTTAAACATTTGCACCCAGAATCATTCGTACGTGTTGATTTACTTTAGAGTTATTACTGTCACATGTTTTGGGGGTGGCGTGCGTTACTAGTCACTCCTCTCGTACCCGTCTTTGAAGACTTGCCTCCCCGTCGACTCGGTTGAGCATGTCGCTGTTTCTGGGGCTGCCTGGTTACTTTCAGTCGTGAGAGCCAGACCAAAGTTTTTACTCGGGTCAGTCGCCCTGCGTATCCAACTCCTTCCAGGCGGAATGACAACGGAGCTACGATGTGACCTGTCTGCTTGTGAATGGACCAGAATAATGATGTAGCCCAGCTGTGTTATTCTGCTTTGACCTCCCTTATGCTGCCTTCACGTGGTGTCGTAATTGTGGTAAATGCCACTTTGTCGAGTCAAAAATTGCACATGAACGCCCCCCCCTGAAGTCGTATTTTCCACTGGAGAATCGGGAATTTATTTTGATGCCCGAGTTTCTGAGATgataacctttgacctttcaaaATGGCCGGCAGTTTATGCCACAACAAAATCGCATGAACAGGACGCGCTCGTAATTAGCAAGCGGTAAGGATCATCTTTCCGAGAGCACTTGAAGGCAGCATCACTCCGCAGTAATGATGCAGGTAATAAACTCCCGTCTGCCTTTTAAATCTATTCATGTTCAAGTTCATTATTTTTGGGAAGGACATTTACATTCTAAAATGATTTATTGCCAGACATCTTTCCAGTTGAggcaaaacatgttttattcctTATTCAGCCTGAGTTGTTACATTTATTGATTAGATTAAATGAGTACATActtatatattgtaaaattacCAAATTACAATACACCGTTATGCCTTGGTGATGAGATCCCAAGTAAATGAGTGTGACATTCAGTGAACCATCAGTACTGTTGAAATGAAACACTTCATTATAGTCGTCGTGACGCAGGATCAGAAGAACAAATTCAGTGATTtcaaaatagaataaataaaggaaatgccATTTTTAAGTCAACCTTCTCCCAGATGAGTACAGCGATTCCTCTCCTATCGTGGTGAGATGGGAAAAATTGTGAAGTAGAGGCGAGATAGTTATATTATTTACGTATATATTTACACTTTACGAACCGCCCCCACACTGTTATCAACCCTCCCTGGACTAGTACCCTTTCCCACCAAATTATAAGCACAGTAGAGTTGTATAATGGAAATATAAGACATAcatgttaaattaaatacaggaccatgaaaaacatgtatttacatTCTAATGTACATCGctgctgttttcctcttcttcgtcgTTACGATCCTTCTGCGATATGGCAGAAGGAAAAGAATCGTACAGCTTCCTCGGCTTCTCATGTCCGAGCTCAGCGATCCACATTATTAAACCATTTTTATCGACACCTTATTTCGCAACATAACCTTTTTCGCCGTTTTAGTTCACAGTGAGTCTTCCTAATTTTTGCCGCATCTTTTTTAACGTATCGCACTGTGAACTAATTTAAACCGTATTCACGTGCGACGGACACGTAATTACACCACGCAGAGCGAAGTGTATGAGAGGGAATTGGAAAtgccctctgggattaatacaggattctgattctgaaatccAACGAGATCGGATATAATGTTTTTTAGATGTACTGAGGAAGCGacgtagagggggggggggggggcactgtacTTATATTTACATGCGTTTGCATTTTCTACACAGCATGTTGAGCTGGAGCTACCTCAGGCCTCAGGTCCAGCAGTAGAGACTCATCCGACGGTGACAGTCTGAATATCGGGCTGCGTGCCTTTCTGCGCAGACGTTTCATTCTCTGGAACTGGAGCCAAACTGGTCTGTGAAGCGATGGCTTCCAGGATGGCTGATGTGGAGGTTCCTGGGACCTCTAAGACCGGCACGAAGGTGCCGTCAGAGACGGGAACTGAGAGGGTGGGAACTTCAGAGGACAAAGGAATAGTTTGAGACACGGACACCGGCATGGTGAATTGGACAGGGATGGCTGACCCATCTAAGGAGATGACGCCGCTTCCTGTGCCGTCGGTGGTTAGGATGGGCTGGAGCTGGGTCCCCGGCGGCACCTCGGCTTGGATGACGGTGATCCCGCCGACGGCGCCGTGGCTGACCAGAGCAATGGCTCCGTGAGACGCCCATTCAGAGTGGATAGTGACCGGCTCAGCCGGCACCGCAATGGAGTTGGCGAGGGTGGCACCGGTGCCGCCAGCAGCATCGGTGCCACCAGTCACAACACTGTTTAGCACGGCACCCTTCTTCCCCGCTGCTTCAGCGTCGTCAGTCTTTCCCTTAGTGGGGCTCTTGGCCTTTTTGCTCTCCAAATTTCCCTCCAGCACCACGAGGTACGTCTTCCAGGGAGCATCTGAACCATGGATCTGAACGTTAGAAGAGCTCATGTTAAGGTTGAAGCACCCTTTCCGTTCACCGCAGGAGGGAAAGCGTGCTCACCTTGGCGTGTCTGCGGAAGGTGGACTTGTCCGTGAAGGTGCGGCTGCAGAGGCCGCACATGTAGGGCTTCTCTCCCGTGTGGATGCGATGGTGTCTCTGGAGGGCGTTGAGCTGCGTGAAATGCTTGGCACAGTCTTTGCAGCTGTAAGGACGCTCGCCTGACAAATCATATCCAAGAGGGACGGTAGTGTTAATAGAGGAGGgaaggaaatatatatatatatacacatgatGGCTGAAGGAGGAGTACCTGTGTGTACTTTTACATGCTGGTGGAGGGAATTCCTCTGAGCGAAGCCTCGGCCACACTCGTTGCACTTGTACGGCCTGGAGCCCGTGTGGATGTTCGAGTGGTGCCGCAGGTATTCTTTACACGCGAAGCTTTTGCCGCAGTCTTCGCACATGAAGGGCTTCTCTCCTAAACGATGACAAAAACAGCGACATTGGGTGCGTGCGCACAGGCCTAAACGCCTAATGGTGAAAAGGCAGGATAAATATACCCAACACCCACCCCCTTACGACGAAAGGCAGACGTTTACCTGAATGCGACCGCTTATGATAGATCAGCATGTGTTTCTGAGTGAAGCGGGCGTCGCACTCGTCGCACGCGAAtggcttctctcctgtgtgaGTCCTGTAGAGCAGATGCGGTTAGCGTTCCTCTCTTCCTCGCTCTTCTCATGCTAAATTATTCCTTTCCGAGCCAACATTAAAACCTTTTTAATCTTCCGATTTGTTCTTTATCTGTTTTCACTCCATCGGCCGGCGAGAGAGCTTCCCGTACCTGCGGTGCATCTTGAGGGCGGAGTTTTGGGTAAACTTGGCGCCGCAGTCGGTGCACTCAAAAGGCTTTGCTCCCGTGTGCGTCCTCTCGTGGAGCAGCAGGGCCGTTTTGGAGCTGAGCGTTTTCCCGCACTCGTGGCAGACGTGCCGCTGGTTGCTGCGTTCGTGAACCTGAGAGGCAACAAAGCAAAAACGATCAAATCagtgaaaaaaaagaactcgTTGAATGTTTAATTCTACCACCCTCACCTGTCGCTGGTGGCGGACGACatccttctttcttttaaacGTTTTGGAGCAGCAGTCGCAGGGGAAAAGCCTCTCGGTGCTGTGGACGTGCTTCTCGTGGATCTTCAGGTTCCTGCGGTTAACGAAGGTTTGCTGGCAGATCTCGCAGCGGTAGACGACGTCTGCTTTCAGCCCGTGGTAGGTACTGGCCGAGGAATCGCAGGAACGTCAGAACACAAGCGCTAGCATTTTAAAAACGCATGAATAATCAACTGACACGGCCCCAGTAAAGATCTCAGCTCTAGAAACATGACATtatgttgttttaaatgttaaacactTAATCCTAACCCGAAATGTCTTATTTTGACTAACTGATTATTTCTTGCTGCTGCAGCGTAGAGAAATACTTTCAATAATTTTAAGACATTTTCTTCTTAAATTACTTAATTTCCTGTATTCCATGCATCGTCCTTTCCTACCTGATGTGCTTCAAGTAGCTTTTCTCATAGTGGAAAGTCCGTTGGCACTTATTACACAGGAACTGGGCCTTGGATGCTCTTTGTCCGCCCTTCTTCTTCCCATCTTCATCCTCTTGCCCCCCCGCGTCCGGAGTTAACGACGGCGTGCCTTCGTCATCGTCACTCTGCTCTTCCTCTACGCATTTCCAATCGAGCATGTCAGACTCCAGAACTCCCGACGATGACTCGTCTCCTTTCTCTGCCCGGTTCAGCGGTCGAGTTTCCGCGTCACTCCCGTCCTCACCCTCGCCTGCATCTCCATTGCCGACTcggttttcattgttaaaatccTCCTGCTCGTCTACCGAAGGCCCCTGAAGGCCTCTATGGCCAGCCATGCCCCGCCTCAGCCTTCTTCCTCGTCTCTTTTCATCCGTTCCCGTTTTCTTGACCTTGCGTCTTTTCGAAGCAACTTCTTTTTCGGAGCTCCGTGGAGACAGCCGGCGCCTCGGGGTCACGCTTTCAGGCTGCTGCTTCCCTTTGGCCCTTTTCTCTCCGTGCAGGCCATCTTCGTCAACAACCCCCGGCGCAGACGTGTTCCTCGTAGGACGCTGAAGGATTCCGGCGCTCCTTGCTTCGTCACAAACCTCCACCAGATCTTCGCAGCCCAAATATTGCGCCGCAGCGAAAACTTCTCCAATTTCATCTCTCGCGACCTCGACTTTACCGGTGTAGACGAATTCCAAAAATTTAGTGAAGTAGTTGCAGCGCATATTTGAGAGTACTACTTTTTCTCGGGGGGCGTCTTGGGAAAGAAGGATATTCTTGAAGTAGCTGCTGGATGCTGCGAGCATCACCTGGTGGCTCTGGAACTCCTGCACATCTCCCTGGTAGTCCACCTGCACCGTCACGTCACTCAGCTGCCCCTGCAGCATAAACTGATGCAGGCAGGCCAGGACGTTATGATGGTGGGACTTAGAAGTGAGCCGGATGACGTTGACCCCCATTATTCATTTGTGttcctgagagagagaaaaaataaatgcagggagCGGTGACTTGAAATGCTTCCTTTAGTTATGCGTTATTTGAATTACCCTCTGCGGTTATCAATGTAGGTTTATTGGAGAATAAAGGGAGTGGAATGGAGGAGTTCCATAATTTAGGACGTAAAGTTTGTTTTGGGTACAAACTGCTTGATACAACAAccagcaacacaaaaacaatcacatgAAATTAGCCGAGAAGTTAGTTAGCTCTTTCCACACCCCGAATGAGGCTAACATTATGCTTCTTAATTTGCCAGCTTGCTAAAATAGTCATCATTTCTGACACAAGGCGCAtctgaataaatgtaaagaGACTGAGGgctgttttgtgcttttgttaTAGATTATGCTAACCGCTAACAGTAGGGTAGCCAACAGTGGGAGACAAGCTAGGTTAGCTAAGTTCGCCGGCCTTAAACAGGCTGGATATACAAGCGCCGTAAATTCAGAGTGAGCGTCTGACAGAAAGCTAAAAATACGTCGACTCGAAGTTCTCTTACCGTAAGGTTGGTAAAATGGCAGCCcttccaaatgtgtgtgtgtgtttttttttacagaaggtATTTCCTGTAGAAATAGCTTCAGAAGACCAAATGGATTCTACTATGGCAACGCCGTTGTCTCCCTAGCTTTGTCCTCGATTGGTTTACCTTGACGTTCTTGTCCGAGGTGTAACCAATCACAATCCTTCATGCTTAAGACGAACATCAAGACAGCAGAGTATCGACCAATCAAAAGCAGAGGTGGGCGTTTCATGACTTCGTCGTAGTAGGATTTGAAATTGAGCCGCATGAAAGACGCACTAACTTATTAATGCTATCCAGCGCCCAGATGGCTGATTTGGGATCCGTTTTGCATTTATAGTATTATTTAAACATTGAAATGTCCGACTATCGATGCAGCTCATCAATCAGTTTTTGCATGTGTATTGAGTTTTTAAGTGCATTAAAATGATTTCTTAAATTCACTCCAAAATAACATTACGTTATAATCGTATCGTATCTTAGAGTaacgtgtgtttttttatgtgctttGAAGGTAAACCCTGTTTCATATCCGTTATAATTGGAAGCGAACTGTAAACCATGTGAAAATCAAGTAAACAGAAGCATGTAGCAACCACGACACTATTGCtttatgttattatttacaCAGTATGCGTTTACATTTATGAGGTTACCGTAATTCAAAGGTTTTGAGCGCAATCCTTTGCCTTGTCCGCATGGGGGCGCCATTGAACAGTGAGGCGCAACCTGTTAAGTGCCAGGGTGGGACTATAAAGCAGTTCAGCCTGTCTTTAGAAGCCACATTTACATTTCCTCAGCATTGTGGTTTGATTGCACATACTACTCTGGTTCTGGTGGTGTCAGTGCTTGGGTGCGGGCATAGATAGGCTATTAAAGTAGTGAAGGAATAATCTTTAAGGATGTGTAGACTCAAAAGGTTATAGCCGTATGAGAATTCAGGGCaaacactgaaaaaaataaatattcaggctGAATCATTTACATTCAGACTTGTATCATCcacactgcagagagagagagagagaagctgctcTTCCAAAGGTGTATGAAAGCTACGTGGGAATTCATGCAGTCCTGTCATGCAGCTGCCAAGgcgtttcttttcttcttcttcctgaggAAATCCATAGACCTTACTTTTGTCTTAATGAATTCTGCAAGCTAGCAATCCCCTCTGTTCCGGTGACTCATACTGATCTCCAGACACAAGCTGTGCAGCTCTGACCTGGAACGCAGTGTCCATCTGGTTTTTATTGCAATAATCCCATGCAATACACACGTAACACCATAATTTATAGATTACAATTTTCACACAACTGGTCCTTCCTGATGCATCTTTATATTAATGGCGCACCACATCTGCAGAAGCAGGGCTGCAAGGCTCATGGGAATTGAAAGTATTTGCATAGATATTAATGTCAAATGTGAATATGGGCATAGATTTTAATGGAATATTGAATTAATATGTGCAAATTAATGAGACAAGCCGTACAAATTGATTGCCAGTATTCTATAACAGGGAAGAAGGAAACTGCTGCACAGTCGTGCAAAGGTCTTTTCAAGTTtggactttttattttgtagaacTATTTATGGGAACTGATTCACTTAAAAccttatttatataaaaaaaagttaggTTCAGCAGTTTCAGGTTCAAGGCAATGTCGTCGGTGAACAATAAACCTAAACTGTGGGTTAGGATGCTTGTCAGAATGAAGATATGGCAGAGAAACAGACCTGAGGTTTCTGCATCTCACCGCCGGTTGTGTAATCAAGAGGTCAAACACATTCCTACATCATTGAAATAACAGCGGCGCTTGTTGAGTTTTCAAAGGACTCCATTGCAATGCGTATTATTTAGTGGCGGCACGGTTCAGGAGAGAATGTCATGCAACAAAGAGCCAAGGTTTCCGATATTGCCAGGTGTTTCTGCAGAGCCGGCTGCGTTTACAGGCCTTCCCACAGATACATCATCGGTTTGTCAGTGAAGAAGATGAGGTGCAAAATGCTTTTCTGAAAGGGTGACAGACtgagcaaacaaaacaaaaataaaattctgccAAAGTTGGGTTGTGTTTGCTCTGCCACGGGTCGACTCCTCCACACGACCGAAAATATCCGCGCTGACGTTCTTCGTTGCAAAAAACAGCAGGACAAAATGTGCACTGTGCGTGAGAGGGAAAGCAAAAAACGCCAAACGCCAAGGGTTGATTTTAATTTGGGGCTGCAGAGCGCACGCAAAGCCATATGAGAACGCAACcattttggtggtgatggtTTTTGTCTATCCAGACAGGATTTGTACGCCGGAGTCATACAAATGCTGGATTTGAATGCAGCAGGGGTAAGCCGTGTCCTTGCAGGAcctctctgcagctcctcaCCGTTGACTCATAAAAGCACACCAGTGATGGTAAGCTctaaaacattacatttatggATGCGTGGATCATGGTGGTCCAAAAGGAACCACATCATTCTGTTCGATGCCAGAGCGAAAACCAGTCAAAATCTTTATTCTGTGGTGACTTTCTCTTCCCCTTCGCCGAGGGGCTTGGGTAACAGAAAACATCTTTcattagtttagtttattttttcatgCTATTAGACTCAAAGTTCAACAGGATTCAACGTTTTCTTTAACTTTTACCAATGCCATTGTTCTCCTCTGACACTGGGATGCACTCTATCTATGTCAGGAGGAATCAAACACTGTACGTGTTTTTGCAGCCGTGACAAGGCCAAGGTCATTTTTGCCAGGATGCACGAAGCGGTCCCGGCGCGTTCTGTGGCGCTCTCTCCAAACACTTCCACacatcttctctcctctttgccCTTCTTCTTTTCCATTTTCACTGGAATCATGCCAAACCACATTCAACCGCTCCAAAGCCTGGATGTAAGAAACCAGTGATTAAGTAAAAATGTAGACGAATCATCCTGCCATAATGTGGAAATGTGCTTCTTTTCCCTCGAGATTGATGGCGAGAAATCACAGGATGTGCAGCAGGATGAAGCTTCATGCATGAGCAGATATAATCAAAAGCAGACCAAAAAACGATTTAGATGTTTTAGCGGCAGTCAGTGGAAACATTTCAGCAACCTTTGAATGGATTACCCAATTTAACTGCAAAAGAAATAGGATCGTAAGAATCAAATACATATTTGCTATAACGGTccttttagaaaataaaaggaaaatgtcCATGTAATGTTTTGCTATTCACCAGATCAGCCTGTGAGGGTACAGGTTCTCCCTCGCTACATCAAATTGAGGGTTTATGTGACTCAAAATTCAAACAAAAGAGCAGATTATCCAAGGATTTCTCTTATGACCAACTATCATCTTTTGCCTAGCCCAGATGAGAGGCAGGCGACACCCTGGACTGGCTGCCAGTTCATCAAaggacaca encodes the following:
- the gzf1 gene encoding GDNF-inducible zinc finger protein 1, with translation MGVNVIRLTSKSHHHNVLACLHQFMLQGQLSDVTVQVDYQGDVQEFQSHQVMLAASSSYFKNILLSQDAPREKVVLSNMRCNYFTKFLEFVYTGKVEVARDEIGEVFAAAQYLGCEDLVEVCDEARSAGILQRPTRNTSAPGVVDEDGLHGEKRAKGKQQPESVTPRRRLSPRSSEKEVASKRRKVKKTGTDEKRRGRRLRRGMAGHRGLQGPSVDEQEDFNNENRVGNGDAGEGEDGSDAETRPLNRAEKGDESSSGVLESDMLDWKCVEEEQSDDDEGTPSLTPDAGGQEDEDGKKKGGQRASKAQFLCNKCQRTFHYEKSYLKHISTYHGLKADVVYRCEICQQTFVNRRNLKIHEKHVHSTERLFPCDCCSKTFKRKKDVVRHQRQVHERSNQRHVCHECGKTLSSKTALLLHERTHTGAKPFECTDCGAKFTQNSALKMHRRTHTGEKPFACDECDARFTQKHMLIYHKRSHSGEKPFMCEDCGKSFACKEYLRHHSNIHTGSRPYKCNECGRGFAQRNSLHQHVKVHTGERPYSCKDCAKHFTQLNALQRHHRIHTGEKPYMCGLCSRTFTDKSTFRRHAKIHGSDAPWKTYLVVLEGNLESKKAKSPTKGKTDDAEAAGKKGAVLNSVVTGGTDAAGGTGATLANSIAVPAEPVTIHSEWASHGAIALVSHGAVGGITVIQAEVPPGTQLQPILTTDGTGSGVISLDGSAIPVQFTMPVSVSQTIPLSSEVPTLSVPVSDGTFVPVLEVPGTSTSAILEAIASQTSLAPVPENETSAQKGTQPDIQTVTVG